Proteins encoded in a region of the Triticum dicoccoides isolate Atlit2015 ecotype Zavitan chromosome 3A, WEW_v2.0, whole genome shotgun sequence genome:
- the LOC119271182 gene encoding uncharacterized protein LOC119271182, with product MCCSECGCYDAFCDRCCPCVSYDAREAILCGAACLAVLAGAVLLAVLLAAYGFIRHAEVTVRDASLTRLALAVSPATAFAYNLSLTLTVRNKNWAMSVRNTKPLEARYSFDGQPFERIRLAEEGFTQPPGDTQVYHLVSRDDGGYVALGNAGVAEFKAENATGMFKVEVAVSGEVRYQAHYTKCKFEAKCPLVLPLAPPGTPAVVFQEVKCKPVTADKNC from the coding sequence ATGTGCTGCAGCGAGTGCGGCTGCTACGACGCATTCTGCGACCGCTGCTGCCCCTGCGTCTCCTACGACGCGCGCGAGGCCATCCTCTGCGGCGCCGCCTGCCTCGCCGTCCTCGCCGGGGCCGTCCTCCTGGCCGTGCTCCTCGCCGCCTACGGCTTCATCCGCCACGCCGAGGTCACCGTCAGGGACGCCTCCCTCACGCGCCTCGCGCTCGCCGTCTCCCCGGCCACCGCGTTCGCCTACAACCTCTCGCTCACGCTCACCGTCCGTAACAAGAACTGGGCCATGAGCGTCAGGAACACCAAGCCGCTCGAGGCCCGCTACAGCTTCGACGGCCAGCCCTTCGAGCGGATCAGGCTCGCCGAGGAGGGGTTCACGCAACCCCCTGGCGACACCCAGGTGTACCACCTCGTCTCCCGCGACGACGGCGGCTACGTCGCGCTCGGCAACGCCGGCGTGGCCGAGTTCAAGGCGGAGAACGCGACGGGGATGTTCAAGGTGGAGGTGGCGGTGTCGGGCGAGGTCAGGTACCAGGCGCACTACACCAAGTGCAAGTTCGAGGCCAAATGCCCGCTGGTGCTGCCGCTCGCGCCGCCGGGCACGCCGGCCGTCGTGTTCCAGGAGGTCAAGTGCAAGCCCGTCACAGCCGACAAGAACTGCTAG